The following DNA comes from Babylonia areolata isolate BAREFJ2019XMU chromosome 31, ASM4173473v1, whole genome shotgun sequence.
TGTTTTAAATTGCTTAATCCTTTTATCAAAAttcaaaataaattgaaataaccCGCGACCACTCGGTCACTCAGTTTAttacactaaaaaacaacaagaaaaaacaacatattgtGCTTATTGCTTTACCTTGTAAACCAAACAGTGTTGGGTTGTTGTTCCTCAGGTCCAGTTGCCTTCCACGTGGACTTCGGCCACCTGCCCTACCACAACGTGACGGTGCTGTCCAACAGCAGCTGTAAGTTTGACCGGGTGCTGATCAACGAGGGGGGCGGCTATGACCCCAGCACCGGGCAGTTCACAGCGCCCCAGGCCGGCCTGTACTCCTTCAGCCTGCACGTTGTGGGCGGGGACCATGACGGCTTCACCAACCTGGCCCTCCAAACTGGCAATCAggttcctccccctctcctctctctccttactatatatatatatatatatatatatatatatatatatatataatcttgttttttcttcttttttatatggATACGTAAATAGTGCCTGtcattggtcagagaccaagctccaggtGCTTCACAAGTCACACGGGATCGATTACATGATAGGATGCTTGCCAGGGtacagctgactgacagctgccttaaagcaatcatcattaaaaaattggtttcctgtgtcattccgtcaggcttcagttacacacacacacacacacacacacacacacacacacacacacacacacacgcatgcacgcacgcacgcatgcacacgtgtacacacacacgccgtgTACTCAGGAAAACTGCAAGTTCGCAAGTGGTCCTCAGCTTTTTGTGATCTCTGTAGTAATAGACTGGTGTTCACtggtacctgtcctgtgtccccacagactggtgttctctggtacctgtcctgtgtccctacagactggtgttcattgatacctgtcctgtgtccctacagactggtgttctctgatacctgtcctgtgtccctacagactggtgttctctgatatctgtcctgtgtccctacagactggtgttcactggtacctgtcctgtgtccctacagactggtgttctctgatatctgtcctgtgtccctacagactggtgttcactggtacctgtcctgtgtccctacagactggtgttctctgGTACCTGCCTTGTCTCCTTATagactggtgttctctgatacctaccctgtgtccctacagactggtgttcattgatacctgtcctgtgtccctacagactggtgttcactgatacctgtcctgtgtccctacagactggtgttcactgatacctgtcctgtgtccctacagactgaTGTTCACtggtacctgtcctgtgtccctacatactggtgttctctgatacctgtcctgtgtccccacagactggtgttctctggtacctgtcctgtgtccctacagactggtgttcattgatacctgtcctgtgtccctacagactggtgttctctgatacctgtcctgtgtccccacagactggtgttctctggtacctgtcctgtgtccctacagacttGTGTTCAttgatacctgtcctgtgttcctacagactggtgttctctgatacctgtcctgtgtccctacagactggtgttctctgatacctgtcctgtgtccctacagactggtgttctctgatacctgtcctgtgtccttacagactggtgttcactggtacctgtcctgtgtccctacagactggtgttcactgatacctgtcctgtgtccctacagactggtgttcattGATACCTgccctgtgtccctacagactggtgttcactgatacctgtcctgtgtccctacagactggtgttcattgatacctgtcctgtgtccctacagactggtgttcattGATACCTgccctgtgtccctacagactggtgttcactgatacctgtcctgtgtccctacagactggtgttcattGATACCTgccctgtgtccctacagactggtgttcattgatacctgtcctgtgtccctacacactggtgttctctgatacctgtcctgtgtccctacagactggtgttcactgatacctgtcctgtgtccctacagactggtgttctctggtacctgtcctgtgtccctacagactggtgttctctgatacctgtcctgtgttcctacagactggtgttcactGGTACCGTCCTGTgttcctacagactggtgttcattgatacctgtcctgtgtccctacagactggtgttcactggtacctgtcctgtgtccctacagactgaTGTTCACtggtacctgtcctgtgtccctacagactggtgttctctggtacctgtcctgtgtccctacagactgtttttctctgatacctgtcctgtgttccTGCAGACATGTGTTCTCTGATACCTgccctgtgtccctacagactggtgttcattggtacctgtcctgtgtccccacaGGCTGTTGTTCAttgatacctgtcctgtgttcctacagactggtgttctctgatacctgccctgtgtccctacagactggtgttctctgatacctgCCCTGTCTCCTTACAGACTGTTGTtctctgatacctgtcctgtgttcctacagactggtgttctctgatacctgtcctgtgttcctacagactgttgttctctgatacctgtcctgtgttcctacagactggtgttctctgatacctgtcctgtgttcctacagactggtgttctctgatacctgtcctgtgtccttacagactggtgttcactggtacctgtcctgtgtccctacagactggtgttcactgatacctgtcctgtgtccctacagactggtgttcattGATACCTgccctgtgtccctacagactggtgttcactgatacctgtcctgtgtccctacagactgtTGTTCAttgatacctgtcctgtgtccctacagactggtgttcattGATACCTgccctgtgtccctacagactggtgttcattgatacctgtcctgtgtccctacagactggtgttctctggtacctgtcctgtgtccctacagactggtgttctctgatacctgtcctgtgttcctacagactggtgttcactGGTACCGTCCTGTgttcctacagactggtgttcactggtacctgtcctgtgtccctacagactggtgttctctgatacctgccctgtgtccctacagactggtgttcattGATACCTgccctgtgtccctacagactggtgttctctgatacctgtcctgtgttcctacagactgttgttctctgatacctgtcctgtgttcctacagactggtgttctctgatacctgtcctgtgttcctacagactggtgttctctgatacctgtcctgtgttcctacagactggtgttctctgatacctgtcctgtgttcctacagactggtgttctctgatacctgtcctgtgtccctacagactggtgttctctgatacctgCCCTGTCTCCTTACAGACTGTTGTtctctgatacctgtcctgtgttcctgcagactggtgttctctgatacctgccctgtgtccctacagactggtgttcattggtacctgtcctgtgtccccacaGGCTGTTGTtctctgatacctgtcctgtgttcctacagactggtgttctctgatacctgccctgtgtccctacagactggtgttctctgatacctgCCCTGTCTCCttacagactggtgttctctgatacctgtcctgtgttcctacagactggtgttctctgatacctgtcctgtgttcctacagactggtgttctctgatacctgtcctgtgtccctacagactggtgttcactggtacctgtcctgtgtccctacagactggtgttctctgGTACCTGCCTTGTCTCCTTATagactggtgttctctgatacctgccctgtgtccctacagactggtgttcactgatacctgtcctgtgtccctacagactggtgttctctgatacctgtcctgtgtccctacagactggtgttcactgatacctgtcctgtgtccttacagactggtgttcactggtacctgtcctgtgtccctacagactggtgttcactgatacctgtcctgtgtccctacagactggttTTCATTGATACCTGCCCTGTGTCCCTACAGAGTGGTGTTCACTGATACCTGTCCTttgtccctacagactggtgttcattGATACCTgccctgtgtccctacagactggtgttcattGATAgctgtcctgtgtccctacaaactggtgttcactgatacctgtcctgtgtccctacagactggtgttcattGATACCTgccctgtgtccctacagactggtgttcattgatacctgtcctgtgtccctacacactggtgttctctgatacctgtcctgtgtccctacagactggtgttctctgatacctgtcctgtgttcctacagactggtgttctctgatacctgtcctgtgtccctacagactggtgttcactgatacctgtcctgtgtccctacagactggtgttctctgGTACCTGCCTTGTCTCCTTATagactggtgttctctgatacctgccctgtgtccctacagactggtgttcattgatacctgtcctgtgtccctacagactggtgttcactggtacctgtcctgtgtccctacagactgaTGTTCACtggtacctgtcctgtgtccctacagactggtgttctctggtacctgtcctgtgtccctacagactgttgttctctgatacctgtcctgtctccttacagactggtgttctctgatacctgCCCTGTCTCCTTACAGACTGGTGTTCTGTGATACCTGCCCTGTgttcctacagactggtgttctctggtacctgtcctgtgtccctacagactggtgttctctgatacctgccctgtgtccctacagactggtgttctctgatacctgCCCTGTCTCCTTACAGACTGTTGTtctctgatacctgtcctgtgttcctgcagactggtgttctctgatacctgccctgtgtccctacagactggtgttcattggtacctgtcctgtgtccccacaGGCTGTTGTtctctgatacctgtcctgtgttcctacagactggtgttctctgatacctgtcctgtgttcctacagactgttgttctctgatacctgtcctgtgttcctacagactggtgttctctgatacctgtcctgtgttcctacagactggtgttcactggtacctgtcctgtgtccctacagactggtgttcactgatacctgtcctgtgtccctacagactggtgttcattGATACCTgccctgtgtccctacagactggtgttcactgatacctgtcctgtgtccctacagactggtgttctttGATACCTgccctgtgtccctacagactggtgttcattGATACGTGTCCCGTgttcctacagactggtgttcactggtacctgtcctgtgttcctacagactggtgttcattgatacctgtcctgtgtccctacagactggtgttcactggtacctgtcctgtgtccctacagactgaTGTTCACtggtacctgtcctgtgtccctacagactggtgttctctggtacctgtcctgtgtccctacagactgtTGTTCTCTGATACCTGCCCTGTCTCCTTACAGACTGGTGTTCTGTGATACCTGCCCTGTgttcctacagactggtgttctctgatacctgccctgtgtccctacagactggtgttctctgatacctgccctgtgtccctacagactggtgttctctgatacctgCCCTGTCTCCTTACAGACTGTTGTtctctgatacctgtcctgtgttcctgcagactggtgttctctgatacctgccctgtgtccctacagactggtgttcattggtacctgtcctgtgtccccacaGGCTGTTGTtctctgatacctgtcctgtgttcctacagactggtgttctctgatacctgCCCTGTCTCCTTACAGACTGTTGTtctctgatacctgtcctgtgttcctacagactggtgttctctgatacctgtcctgtgttcctacagactggtgttctctgatacctgtcctgtgttcctacagactggtgttctctgatacctgtcctgtgttccTACAGACTGTTGTTCTgtgatacctgtcctgtgttcctacagactgttgttctctgatacctgtcctgtgttcctacagactggtgttctctgatacctgtcctgtgttcctacagactggtgttctctgatacctgtcctgtgtccttacagactggtgttcactggtacctgtcctgtgtccctacagactggtgttcactgatacctgtcctgtgtccctacagactggtgttcattGATACCTgccctgtgtccctacagactggtgttcactgatacctgtcctgtgtccctacagactggtgttcattAATACCTgccctgtgtccctacagactggtgttcattgatacctgtcctgtgtccctacagactggtgttcactgatacctgtcctgtgtccctacagactggtgttcattGGTACCTgccctgtgtccctacagactggtgttcattgatacctgtcctgtgtccctacagactggtgttctctggtacctgtcctgtgtccctacagactggtgttctctgatacctgtcctgtgttcctacagactggtgttcactGGTACCTGTCCTGTGTTCCTACAGAGTGGTGTTCAttgatacctgtcctgtgtccctacagactggtgttcactggtacctgtcctgtgtccctacagactgaTGTTCACtggtacctgtcctgtgtccctacagactggtgttctctggtacctgtcctgtgtccctacagactggtgttctctgatacctgtcctgtctccttacagactggtgttctctgatacctgtcctgtgttcctgcagactggtgttctctgatacctgccctgtgtccctacagactggtgttcattggtacctgtcctgtgtccccacaGGCTGTTGTtctctgatacctgtcctgtgttcctacagactggtgttctctgatacctgccctgtgtccctacagactggtgttctctgatacctgCCCTGTCTCCTTACAGACTGTTGTtctctgatacctgtcctgtgttcctacagactggtgttctctgatacctgtcctgtgttccTACAGACTGTTGTTCTgtgatacctgtcctgtgttcctacagactgttgttctctgatacctgtcctgtgttcctacagactgttgttctctgatacctgtcctgtgttcctacagactggtgttctctgatacctgccctgtgttcctacagactggtgttcactgatacctgtcctgtgttcctacagactggtgttctctgatacctgCCCTGTCTCCTTACAGACTGTTGTTCTCTGATACCTgccctgtgtccctacagactggtgttctctgatacctgtcctgtgttccTACAGACTGTTGTTCTCTGATACCTGCCCTGTGTTCCTGGagactggtgttctctgatacctgccgtgttcctacagactggtgttctctgatacctgccctgtgtccctacagactggtgttctctgatacctgccctgtgtccctacagactggtgttctctgatacctgtcctgtgttccTGCAGACGGTGGCAGTGGCATTCACAGAGGGCCAGCGCATAGACAGCAATGACCAGGGCTCCTGCAGTGCTGTGCTCAGGCTGAAACAAGGCCAGCAGGTCAGGGTGATCCTAGAGTACGGCAACCCCTTGATTTGGGGTTCaaacctctcctccttctctggcTTCCTGGTGCAGGCCGACGTGGACCACTGATGGGGAGGACTTCGGCACACAtgaaggaacccacggcaacaagagatgTCCGTGGAAAATTGTcgtagtaaaatccactctgatacacgcacgtgtgagtgtgtgtgtgtgtgtgttcgttcgttcttttatttaatgtctatccacaataGTGATTTTAGACGAATCCATGGAATCCATGTCCTGTATAATGGCTCATTTTCCTGTGCCTCTCTCATGTACTTGcagtaaacaatatatatatatagagagagagacaactcgCCAACCGGTAAATTTACAACAGAGAGCTAATTAGGCACCGAAATAAACTCTTGATTTATTTCTAATATATTTTTAATAAATAATTATTCATTTCTAACATAAGTTGGTTGTCATATTGGCCTTAAATGTTTCCAGTGgaaacagatggaactgcagaatTTGTAAATTAATGAGGTCTTCACATTCATAAATGATATGCAAGGGGGTAATTATCAGAAATGCAAGTCACTTTTGAAGTGGATTTTGTTTTTATAGCATCGTCAGGGTCTGTGTGTTAGACTGGTGAGCCCTCTGTCACAATATTGCCCTGCtgctttaaaaggaaaaaaaaaatcattttgcgtGAGTGCCACTTGTCCTGTGAAGGGTCAGTCCCTACTGTCAGTTTGTGGACACGGCTCCGTCAGGTTCCCTCCAGTGAAGAACCCACTTGTCATGAACATGGGATAGGAATTTCAATGGCATTGTGAATATCTATTGTTCATGTTTTTGCATGAAGATTTATCCGCTCATTTCCCAAAAGCCCTTCATGAGAAGGCTGGACCCAGGAGAAATTAATCTTTGTACCATGAATGGTCAAAACATGGAAAAACACGAATTTCTGTTATGACTTTCCCTTGTTTTCAAATAAAATCATTTCAGTTCTTGTAATACACATTTAGAAGTGACACAGAATAACACTTGGAAAATGATAGAGAACATTGATTAGATGATTCAGACCCATTGACACAGTCGTAAGTTCTGCTGTAATTATGGAAAAAATATATGTGCCT
Coding sequences within:
- the LOC143276181 gene encoding cerebellin-3-like, whose protein sequence is MYLSAVLLLTVPLLLVPGLSAARGWSLQQGQRQTRSNLAADPGCAGRQEVDRLTSQLLQQTDLLNRLQDRLHVLETSLHTDTPPGPVAFHVDFGHLPYHNVTVLSNSSCKFDRVLINEGGGYDPSTGQFTAPQAGLYSFSLHVVGGDHDGFTNLALQTGNQTVAVAFTEGQRIDSNDQGSCSAVLRLKQGQQVRVILEYGNPLIWGSNLSSFSGFLVQADVDH